One Triticum dicoccoides isolate Atlit2015 ecotype Zavitan chromosome 5B, WEW_v2.0, whole genome shotgun sequence genomic window carries:
- the LOC119312379 gene encoding chaperonin-like RbcX protein 2, chloroplastic, producing the protein MTGVQVMPGVGAVTTVDVRTEGGKAVAGLARRRVAVGSSSSTSLFAGDWRRRPRRATCSVRLRQCGRGRGGRSGGLAIVSNLGGSYDVGFGDVDLQLMNYFTYKAVRTVLTQLYEMNPPSYRWLYNFVAVNKPTDGKLFLRALGKERQELAERVMITRLSLYGKWIKKCDHAKMYEKISEENLELMRERLMETVIWPTDDTNTEKIG; encoded by the exons ATGACCGGAGTTCAGGTGATGCCGGGGGTGGGCGCGGTGACCACGGTCGACGTGAGGACGGAGGGCGGCAAGGCTGTGgcggggctcgcgaggaggcgtgtGGCGGTGGGGAGCAGCTCCAGCACGAGCCTGTTTGCTGGTGACTGGAGGAGGAGGCCTCGCCGGGCGACCTGCTCCGTCAGGCTCAGGCAGTGTGGCCGGGGCAGGGGCGGCAGGAGCGGCGGCCTCGCCATCGTCAGCAACCTCGGGGGCAGTTACGATGTTGGCTTCGGCGACGTCGACTTG CAACTGATGAACTACTTCACCTACAAAGCCGTGAGGACCGTGCTGACGCAGCTCTACGAGATGAACCCACCCAGCTACCGCTGGCTCTACAA CTTTGTTGCTGTAAACAAGCCCACTGATGGCAAGCTGTTCCTCCGCGCTCTTGGAAAG GAGAGGCAGGAGCTTGCAGAGCGAGTGATGATAACTAGGCTTAGCTTGTACGGCAAATGGATCAAG AAATGCGACCACGCGAAGATGTACGAGAAGATCTCGGAGGAGAACCTGGAGCTGATGCGGGAGAGGCTCATGGAGACGGTCATCTGGCCAACCGACGACACCAACACGGAGAAGATCGGCTGA